The following proteins come from a genomic window of Streptomyces sp. NBC_01716:
- a CDS encoding RsmB/NOP family class I SAM-dependent RNA methyltransferase — translation MNEQARRRPPKPYRRPKKDPVRILAFEALRAVDERAAYANLVLPPLLKKAREAGDFDTRDAALATELVYGTLRRQGTYDAIISACVDRPLRQVDPPVLDVLTLGAHQLLGTRIPTHAAVSASVELARVVLGDGRAKFVNAVLRKIAKDDLDTWVERVAPPYDEDAEDHLAVVHSHPRWVVSALWDALGGGRAGIEDLLEADNERPEVTLVARPGRISPGELLDTLGEDSGLPGRWSPYAVRLTEGGEPGAIDAVREGRAGVQDEGSQLVAVALANAPLEGTDERWLDGCAGPGGKAALLGALAAERGARLLASEKQPHRARLVERALAGNPGPYQVISADGTRPPWRPGVFDRVLVDVPCTGLGALRRRPEARWRRRPEDLEGFAPLQRSLLREALNAVRVGGVVGYATCSPHPAETRAVVEDVLKGRGGPRAEAEWVDARPLMPGVAALGDGPDVQLWPHVHGTDAMYLALLRRTA, via the coding sequence TTGAACGAGCAGGCCCGTCGCCGTCCCCCCAAGCCCTACCGGCGTCCCAAGAAGGATCCCGTGCGGATCCTCGCCTTCGAGGCACTGCGGGCCGTCGACGAACGCGCCGCCTACGCCAACCTCGTCCTGCCGCCCCTTCTCAAGAAGGCCAGGGAGGCGGGCGACTTCGACACCCGTGACGCGGCGCTCGCGACCGAGCTGGTCTACGGCACACTCCGCCGCCAGGGCACCTACGACGCGATCATCTCCGCCTGCGTCGACCGGCCGCTGCGCCAGGTCGACCCGCCCGTGCTCGACGTACTCACCCTCGGCGCGCACCAGTTGCTCGGCACCCGCATCCCTACCCACGCCGCCGTGTCGGCGAGCGTGGAGCTGGCCCGCGTGGTGCTCGGTGACGGGCGCGCGAAGTTCGTCAACGCCGTCCTGCGGAAGATCGCCAAGGACGACCTCGACACCTGGGTGGAGCGCGTCGCGCCGCCGTACGACGAGGACGCCGAGGACCATCTCGCCGTCGTCCACTCGCACCCCCGCTGGGTCGTCTCGGCGCTCTGGGACGCCCTCGGCGGCGGCCGGGCCGGCATCGAGGACCTGCTGGAGGCGGACAACGAGCGGCCCGAGGTGACGCTCGTCGCGCGCCCCGGCCGGATCTCCCCCGGCGAACTGCTCGACACCCTGGGCGAGGACTCCGGACTGCCCGGACGCTGGTCCCCCTACGCGGTCCGGCTCACCGAGGGCGGCGAGCCCGGCGCCATCGACGCCGTACGCGAGGGACGGGCCGGAGTCCAGGACGAGGGCAGCCAGCTCGTCGCCGTCGCGCTCGCCAACGCACCGTTGGAAGGCACCGACGAGCGGTGGCTCGACGGCTGCGCGGGCCCCGGCGGCAAGGCGGCGCTGCTCGGCGCGCTGGCCGCCGAACGCGGCGCGCGGCTGCTCGCCTCCGAGAAGCAGCCGCACCGGGCGCGCCTCGTCGAGCGCGCGCTCGCCGGCAACCCCGGCCCGTACCAGGTGATCAGCGCCGACGGCACCCGCCCGCCGTGGCGGCCCGGTGTCTTCGACCGCGTCCTGGTCGACGTCCCCTGCACCGGACTCGGCGCCCTGCGCCGCCGCCCCGAGGCCCGCTGGCGGCGCCGCCCCGAGGACCTGGAGGGCTTCGCGCCGCTCCAGCGGTCACTGCTGCGCGAGGCGCTGAACGCCGTACGCGTGGGCGGAGTCGTCGGATACGCCACCTGCTCCCCGCACCCCGCGGAGACACGTGCCGTCGTGGAGGACGTCCTGAAGGGCCGGGGCGGCCCCAGGGCCGAGGCCGAGTGGGTCGACGCCCGGCCGCTGATGCCCGGTGTCGCGGCGCTGGGGGACGGACCCGACGTCCAGCTGTGGCCGCATGTGCACGGCACGGACGCGATGTACTTGGCGCTGCTGCGCCGTACGGCCTGA
- the fmt gene encoding methionyl-tRNA formyltransferase, with product MKLVFAGTPEVAVPALDALIASDRHEVAAVVTRPDAPSGRGRRLVASPVAERAEEAGIEILRPARPRDEAFLTRLREIAPDCCPVVAYGALLPRVALDVPAHGWVNLHFSLLPAWRGAAPVQHAVMAGDETTGAATFLIEEGLDSGPVYGVITEDVRPTDTSGDLLTRLAFAGAGLLAATMDGIEDGTLKAVPQPADGITLAPKLTVEDARVDWTAPALRVDRVVRGCTPAPGAWTVFRGERLKLIQLAPVTDRTDLAPGEPAVGKNSVHVGTGSYAVELLWVQPQGKKPMRAADWARGVRISAGERLGAAEGAADVR from the coding sequence GTGAAGCTCGTCTTCGCAGGCACCCCCGAGGTCGCCGTACCCGCCCTGGACGCACTGATCGCCTCGGACCGGCACGAGGTCGCCGCCGTCGTGACCCGCCCCGACGCGCCCTCCGGACGGGGCCGCAGGCTCGTCGCCAGCCCCGTCGCGGAGCGCGCCGAAGAGGCGGGGATCGAGATCCTGCGGCCCGCCCGGCCCCGCGACGAGGCGTTCCTGACGCGGCTGCGCGAGATCGCGCCCGACTGCTGCCCCGTCGTTGCCTACGGGGCGCTGCTGCCCCGTGTCGCGCTCGACGTCCCGGCGCACGGCTGGGTGAATCTGCACTTCTCGCTGCTGCCCGCGTGGCGTGGTGCCGCCCCCGTACAGCACGCGGTCATGGCCGGGGACGAGACGACCGGCGCCGCCACCTTCCTCATCGAGGAGGGCCTGGACTCGGGTCCGGTCTACGGAGTGATCACCGAGGACGTACGGCCCACCGACACCAGCGGCGACCTGCTGACCCGGCTCGCCTTCGCCGGCGCCGGGCTGCTCGCCGCGACCATGGACGGTATCGAGGACGGCACCCTCAAGGCCGTACCGCAGCCCGCCGACGGCATCACCCTCGCTCCCAAGCTCACGGTCGAGGACGCGCGGGTCGACTGGACGGCGCCCGCGCTGCGCGTCGACCGCGTCGTACGCGGCTGCACCCCCGCGCCCGGCGCCTGGACGGTCTTCCGCGGCGAACGGCTCAAGCTCATCCAGCTCGCGCCGGTGACCGACCGCACCGACCTCGCGCCCGGGGAGCCCGCCGTCGGCAAGAACTCCGTGCACGTCGGCACCGGCTCGTACGCCGTCGAACTGCTCTGGGTCCAGCCGCAGGGCAAGAAGCCCATGCGGGCCGCCGACTGGGCGCGCGGCGTCCGGATCTCGGCCGGCGAACGGCTCGGCGCGGCCGAGGGCGCCGCAGACGTACGCTGA